The DNA sequence CGTTGACTGATACTGTTGCTGAGAATGAGTACGCACTGACGGTTGATGATGCTGATGATTCGGATATTTCGGCCATTCCAACCGTTTTGAAGAACAATAAGCTGGTCACTCCTTTTGAGAGTATCACGGCCATGTACAGTTTACCGAAATATGACGAAATAGACCCCACACCACTATTGACGCCTTTCTATCTCTTGTTCTTCGGAATGATGATTGCGGATGTCGGGTACGGTCTGTTGCTCCTTATCGGAACATTACTGGCATTGAAGTTCCTGAACTTCAATAAAGGCATGCGCACAAATCTGCTGTTCTTTCACATCCTGTCCTATCCAGCCATCTTGTGGGGATTGGTCTACGGCTCTTTCTTCGGTCTTGAATTGCCGATTGTGCTACTGTCCACGAGCGATGATGCCAACACGATCCTGTTGATATCGGTTGTGTTCGGGGTTGTTCAGATTATGTTCGGTTTGGGAATCAAGACTTATTTATCCTTGCGCGACAAAGATCCGCTGGGTGCGATTTCCGGCAGCATCGGCTGGCTGGGGATTTTTGTGGGTCTCATTTTTATCCTGTTCGGGAAGATGCTATTCCCGAGCCAAGTGCTTGTGACAGTGGGTGCTGCAGTTGCCATCACTAGTGCGGTCGCGATTGTGCTGGCAACGGCAATGGCCTCGGACAACAAAGCGTTGGGGGCAGGCGCCGGTTTGTACAATCTGTACGGTATCACAAGCTACATCGGCGACATCGTCAGTTATACCCGTTTGATGGCCTTAGGCGTATCCGGGGGAAGTATAGCGGTAGCTTTTAACATGATCATCGACTTTATGCCGATATGGGCAAGGTTCACTATCGGTGCTGTATTGTTTGTTTTGTTGCACACTATCAACTTCGGCTTGTCCATGCTGAGTGCCTATGTGCACGGTGCTCGTCTAGCTTTTGTCGAGTTTTTCGGCAAGTTTTACGAGGGTGGCGGAAGAGCTTTGGAGCCGTT is a window from the Trichococcus shcherbakoviae genome containing:
- a CDS encoding V-type ATP synthase subunit I; the protein is MAIAKMKKVTLISFHEKKEQLLTAIQTLQSLEVIDLPAAKENLQSLSPKERESIEQNIKKTESYLENVTEALSFLKSYLKKESLIKQYTIPRQSLSLEELEKAVGEFSSDNVLDKVLGLKAEQKKLEDAKKHLYEQEDFLLLWKKLSFNPRDTAAFEHIAVKVGTIPQTLSNDYITNVTSNPLVYTEEIFQNKESFGTVIFYDPSKVTDVNALLDSNHFQALTYEYDLPPAEALADVQSRIQDNREANKQLLADLSDMKAEEWQLMLLSEFYYAKLQRIKSQQLLVNEKHLFVIQGWLEEDKVKEIKLALTDTVAENEYALTVDDADDSDISAIPTVLKNNKLVTPFESITAMYSLPKYDEIDPTPLLTPFYLLFFGMMIADVGYGLLLLIGTLLALKFLNFNKGMRTNLLFFHILSYPAILWGLVYGSFFGLELPIVLLSTSDDANTILLISVVFGVVQIMFGLGIKTYLSLRDKDPLGAISGSIGWLGIFVGLIFILFGKMLFPSQVLVTVGAAVAITSAVAIVLATAMASDNKALGAGAGLYNLYGITSYIGDIVSYTRLMALGVSGGSIAVAFNMIIDFMPIWARFTIGAVLFVLLHTINFGLSMLSAYVHGARLAFVEFFGKFYEGGGRALEPLKTEEKYIYLKNKKEA